A genomic segment from Oryctolagus cuniculus chromosome 14, mOryCun1.1, whole genome shotgun sequence encodes:
- the LOC100355548 gene encoding large ribosomal subunit protein bL32m, with protein sequence MASPVLVVMFQQHQAFRVLFRNWWEQLQRKLQLGHPGFPRVPWEPALAVQGPTIFTEPKDTSESENSSLLDSIFWMAAPKNRRTIEVNRCRRRNPHKLIKVKNNIDVCPECGHLKQKHVLCGYCYEKVRKETAAIRQQIGKQEGGPFKAPTVETVVLYTGETPSEEDQGKRIIERDRKRPSWFTQNLH encoded by the coding sequence ATGGCGTCGCCCGTGCTGGTTGTGATGTTTCAGCAGCACCAGGCATTCCGGGTACTGTTCCGAAACTGGTGGGAGCAACTACAGCGGAAGCTTCAACTGGGCCACCCAGGCTTTCCTCGTGTGCCATGGGAACCAGCATTAGCAGTCCAGGGACCAACCATCTTTACAGAGCCAAAGGATACCAGTGAGAGTGAGAATTCCAGCCTTTTGGACAGTATCTTTTGGATGGCAGCTCCTAAAAACAGACGCACCATTGAAGTTAATCGGTGTAGGAGAAGAAATCCTCATAAGCTTATTAAAGTTAAGAATAATATAGACGTGTGTCCAGAATGTGGCCACCTGAAACAGAAGCACGTCCTTTGTGGCTATTGCTATGAGAAAGTGCGTAAGGAGACTGCAGCAATCAGACAACAGATAGGAAAACAAGAAGGAGGCCCTTTTAAGGCTCCTACGGTAGAGACTGTGGTGCTGTACACGGGGGAGACACCATCTGAAGAAGATCAGGGCAAGAGGATCATCGAACGGGACAGGAAGCGGCCATCCTGGTTCACCCAGAATTTACACTGA